From Brassica rapa cultivar Chiifu-401-42 chromosome A06, CAAS_Brap_v3.01, whole genome shotgun sequence:
TAGGATCTGTTGTGAAgaagttataattttatgagAGTAAGATTCTTAGGGTGCCCCTTGCTAGGATCTCATTGCTATTACGGAGAAAGCTTAGTTTCATTTATTCTTTCAGATGGTTGTTTTAAATCTTCTCGTGTGGGATATAAGATTTTTTCCCTTCTTTGGTGTATCAGTAATTATGAATTTGAATCTGGAAATTTTCTTGGGAGTTTCTATAAAGTGTCAGTTTGCTATATAAAATTATCTACTGAATAGTTGTTGTGTTCTGCATTTGTAGATATGGTCGCTATCTGATCGGTCACGCAGTGGTTTCCTTGGTCGGCAAGACTTCTATAATTCTCTGAGGCTTGTGACAGTAGCACAGAGCAAGAGAGACCTGACACCTGAGATTGTTAATGCAGCACTCAATACTCCCGCCGCTGCCAAAATACCACCGCCCAAAATTAACCTCGCAGCTATTCCTGCACCTGCACCTGCACCCCAACCTAATCCTGCTGCGACCACAGCTCGTCCGGTTGGCTCAACAGGTCATCAAAATGTGGGGTTTAGAGGACCAGGGGCTCCAAATGCGAATCTCAACCAGAATTATTTTCCACCTCAACAAAACCAGCAAGTGAGACCAAATCAAGGTGTCTCTGGGATGACTTCGCTTAGACCAACTGCTGCTGGTCCAGAACATAGACCAAGTGCCTTACCAGGTCAATTTCAACCAGTTCCTGCTGGTAGTGTTAGTCGTCCTCCTCAGGCTGTTCCCACCGGTGCACCTGGTCCTGGTAGTTCACCGTTTAATCTTAATAACTTGTATGCTGGAAACACCAGCGGATACTCTTCAGGCTTTGGAGGGGGTAGCTTAGCAGCACCTTCTCCTGGCGTAAGACCAGAGTCACAAGTTGATGCGAGAGCGCTGGTTGTATCTGGAAATGGAGGTGACATGTTTTCCTCCTTCCAGCAAAAACAAGAACCCACTCTGAGTAATTCTTCAATCAGTTCAGCTATTGTTCCTGCTTCTGCTGGAACCCAACCTCCAGTAAAGCCTAATGCTCTCGACTCCCTACAGAATACTTTCTCAATGCTGCCTTCAGGAAATCAGCCTCAGCAGCCAAGGCCAGCAGCCAGCTCACAGCAGCCAAGGCCAGCATCAAGCTTACAGCCGCCTGCAGTGTCTTCTCAAGGTCCATCCTCCGGTTTGCCACATGCAAGTTCAGTTGGATCTGGCCATTCAGTTCCTGCTGGAAATAATCAGCCTCCGTGGCCCAAAATGAAACCATCCGATGTCCAAAAATACACAAAGGTATTTATGGGAGTTGATACTGACAGGGATGGAAAAATAACTGGTGAGCAGGCAAGGAATCTGTTTTTAAGCTGGAGGCTACCTAGGGGTAAGGCTCTTCGATCTTTCAGCCCActttacataaataatttaattttccgTTCAACTGTCACCTCTCTTGAAATTAGATGCATTGAAGAATCTTTCTAAATTTTCTTCTCGTTGTGTTATGCTAAATTTATTTGCTACTCTCTTGGGGCTTATGTTTCTTGAACAATATCTTGATGTGATTATGCTATGAACTGTTTAAGCTAACACATTCTTTTTGCTCGCTTCCAGAGGTATTGAAGCATGTGTGGGAGTTATCTGATCAGGATAATGATACTATGCTTTCTCTGAGGGAGTTTTGCATTTCATTGTATTTGATGGAGCGGTATAGAGAAGGCCGTCCTCTCCCAACATCACTTCCTAGCAGCATCATGTATGATGAGACACTGTTATCTATCTCAGGTGCACCTAGTCATGGTTATGCAAATGCTGGATGGGGAGCTGGTCAAGGTATTGCTCAGATTTCATGCCTTTTTGTTATCTTCTCCCTTTCCCTGATACTTCGCTATAAGTAAAATTTCCGTATTGCAAGGTTTTGTACAGCAGCCAGTGATGGGTGCACGGCCAAATAATCCGCAGACTGGCATGAGACCACCAGTCCCGCACCCTGGCAGTGGTATAGCACCTAATCAGCAAAGGAATCAAGCGCCAGCTTTGGATGATCCTTTTGCCAGTCACCTAGGTAACGGGCATTCTGCGAGCTCAAATCTTCAAGAAACAGCAACTGATGGCGAAAAGGTAATCATTTGCATTTTCACTTTAATTATAGAGCATAAAAAAGTATTTCAAAGCTTGGATAAGTTACTATTCCTCATGTGCATTTTCTTGGATGCTTGTGAAACAATTGTTTCAAATCTCTGTAGgttgaagaaaagaaaaatgcaTATATGGACTCCAGGGAGAAGCTTGAATATTACCGAACAAAAATGCAGGATATTGTGAGTACTTCAGTATAAATTACTCATGTTATTTGGTTAGAAGTAATGGTGATTATCTGTCTCACGATGCCATTTTTAAAGTAAGGTTCTTGTGAGATCTGATTCTTAtaatgtcatttttttttttcttccttttttcccTCTCCCTGTCAGGTCTTGTACAAAAGCAGGTGCGACAATAGATTAAATGAGATCTCTGAAAGGGCTTCAGCTGACAAGCGTGAGGTGCTTTTCACGTAAATAATCACTTTTCTCATTTCTTAGAGGCGATCTCTGTCTTATTCCAAGAACAATTTCTACTGCAGGCTGAAACGCTGGCAAAGAAGTACGAGGAGAAGTATAAACAGGTTGCAGTATTAGGGTCAAAATTAACTATTGAAGAGGCCAGGTTCCGCGAGATTGAGGTATGGCTAATTCATTTTGGCTGGCACATCACCTAATGTACATTCCAGccatatattttactttatttctTCCATGTGCTTTTTCCTCCGATATTAGGCTTCTCGTTTTTTTCAAACATTAACGTTGTGGTGATAGGGctttgattaattttgtaataGATCTCTCACGGAATTTTGTTAACCCTTTCCAGGGGAGGAAGATGGAGCTGAGTCAAGCAATTGTGAACATGGAGCAAGGTGGCAGTGCTGATGGTCTACTTCAGGTACATGGTCTATATGTTTATGTGATGCCTACAATATTGATTATCTGTTGTACGTGCCTGATTTGATGTTTTACTGGGCATATTTAGGTCCGGGCTGACAGGATACAATCAGATCTAGAGGAGCTGATGAAGGCTTTAACTGAACGCTGCAAGAAACATGGGTTGGAGGTTAAGTCGAAGGCCCTTGTAGACCTCCCAGCTGGTACTTAGATGATTCTCTCGCCTTGTAACTTCTTGCTTTCAGTGCAGATGAATGCAAGTTACATGTATTTTGTAAACAAACAAATCATTTGGAAACTGTCAATGTTGTGACTTACAGGCTGGCAACCTGGAATTCAAGAAGGGGCAGCTCTTTGGGATGAAGAATGGGATAAGTTTGAAGATGAAGGTACAATtggaaactgttttttttttttttctattacttATACAATTAGATTTCTATTGCTAAGCACATAATCTTCCTATTGTTAGGATTTGGCAATGAGATTACTTTTGACAAATCAAAAGAGCAAAACTCGTCTGGCGAGAAGGAAAACGGAACGGTGGATGATGGTACTGGACCACCTGATTCACCAACTCATTTGGATGAGAATTATGGACCTTTTTCAGAAACCTCAGAGCGCCACCATGAGAGTGAAGATGATTCAGGCAGAAGTCCTAGGGACAGTCCTGTATCTAGGACTGGTACTGAGATCCCTTCTCCAGATTCTCATGGGAAAAATTCTGAGTTCTTTGATGACTCGAACTGGGCAAGTGCATTTGATACTAACGATGATGTGGATTCAGTCTGGGGTTTTGATGCATCAAAAAGCCAGGTTAGTTCACATAATAGTGTCTATCGCTGTAACAAATCACACCATCCATCCGAATACTTAATGTTTCATTCAGTTGTGATTATTGAATAGACATTGACCAGAAGATGTTAGAATCCTTTTTTCTTGATTAAGTTCATGCTTACAGATTTGTGATTTCTAAATTCCTTAGTTACCTTCCAGGTTCTTCCAAGTTCCAAGCTTAGGATTATAATATTTTGTCATTTGCAGGATGGAGATTACTTTGGATCTGGTGGCGATTTTGGTGGAAACTCAGCAAGAGTAGATTCTCCAACTTCAAGAAGTTTCGGCGGTCAGAGAAAGAGCACATATGCATTTGATGATTCAGTTCCCAGCACTCCACTCTCGAGATTCGGCAACTCTCCTCCTCGCTTCAGCGACGCATCAGCCAGAGACAGCAACTTTGATAGCTTCTCCAGATTCGACTCCTTCAACGCCAGTGAAGCTGGGGCAGGTTTTTCCTCCTCCCAGCCTGAGAGACTGTCGCGGTTTGATTCCATAAACAGCTCAAAAGACTTTGGTGGAGCTGCATTCTCCAGGTTCGATTCAATCAACAGTAGCAGAGACTTTGGTGGTCCCTCGCTTTCAAGATTCGACTCCATGAATAGCACAAAGGATCATGGATACTCGTTTGATGATGCAGACCCGTTTGGTTCCACAGGTCCCTTCAAAGTCTCCTCTGATGATCAAAGCCCCAAGAAAAAGTCAGATAACTGGAATTCCTTCTAGCCAcaatatatgattatattatCCTTTTTTTCCCTCCCTCCCATATTTCCTTTGCTTGATGAACTTGTGATTgtttcataaaacaaaattataattttttttccccACAAATTCTGGTTTTTGGATGAGACAATAGCGTTAGACTATTTGTAATTTGTAAAGTCTTTCTTTGTATTGGTCTGTGTTCTGTTCTTGTGAGTTCATTTGGTTTATGTCATAAAAAACATTTGTTACTTTCGTCGTGGAACACTTCTTCAATATTCCGAGTCTCGTCTCCAAAATATTTTGATCTTTCATTAGCCCAATGTCTGTAAAGAATCAAAACAGATACAGACAGTGAGTCTGTGATATGTTTacattctttctctctctttgagGTCGGCTCCATTCCTGCTTCCGCTGAATCCATTGAGCGCATTTCAGGAGCAGCCTTTACTTCTTTGTGGTCTGCTCAAAGGCAGCTATAGCATAGATGACCGTGCTTTGGCTATTTCCACAAGAGTTTCAAGAGCTGTCCTAATGCAAAGATAGAGATGATATTTGTTTCAGCTGAAACTTGGAATCTTTTTATTTATCTGAGTATACTTGTGGTGGTGATGAATGTTTACCTGTCTCAAATGATAGTTGAGCGCCACGCAGCTTAGGCGAGACTAGACCTCCAAACGCCGACAGAGACTTGGCTCGTTCTCTCTTAATCTGGTTATTAAGTAACACATCCAGATTAGTAAAGCCCATGTTCTATAACCCAGTCAGTTGCTTAAGGCAGAGTCAGCTCATTATATCAGTGAAGCAGATTCATATAAACGAAACCTGTTCCCAGATTCAGTCCTAAAAAGAACACGTTTAGATGTTAAACGAGAAAGCAAAAACATCTAACAACAGAAACTGTAGCCTAACTGATACAAGTGTAGATTTTCCATGAATCTCCCGAGCTAGTGACaatttcattattattattttttgagtGATACAGTTTCATATTTGTATACAATGTTAAAATATGTTTTGGTCTTTTGGAAGATTTCGAGCAAACTATTTTAGCTATGTCCAACTATAATAAAGTCATATTCCTCTTCTGGTAGAGTTagataaaaggaaaaaatagtGAGCGTGCAATAAACAAAGACGAGAAGAACCATGCAACAACAATAAGCGCGACTTAACTATTAAACTTTCAATGAACCATAACTCTAGTTCCATGCATACGacttgattcttcttcttttgttgaTTCTCTCCACGTTCATTAACTTgtaagaagaataagaagactGCAACTCCATCTTCAGTGTCGTCTCATCTTCATTCAACAATCTTTTTCCAACTCGCGTTTTCTTTTTCTGAGCATATAGTGAGATTGTATCAATAACTCTCATGATCATACCTAGACCGGAGTTACCTTTATCATCAATCAGATCCACCTTCATGACCTCCACGTTCTCATCTACTTCCATCGCAGCGGGAAAAGAAGACGGTGTAGACTCGTAACAGTCTGGACTACTATCGCACATCGAACCCTTGACGTTGGATTTGAAATAAGGATCGTTGGATATGTGGGAGTTGATAGATTTGTCCACACATTGCATTATCGCCAGAGATTTGTGATTCAGTTTGAAGAGAATCTCCTCGAGGAGATGTAAAGGTAAGCTATCCATGATCCAATTGTAGAGAGATGAAGATGTTATGATCTTTTTTGCTCAATTGTTTTGATGTGATTTCTTTCTCTAGTACGTAATGTTCTGATTCAATTGATTGATTTTTTATAGTGTGGATGTATTTATAGAGACAATACTTAATCATTCCAATAAGGAAATAGAGTTGGTGTTTCAGAAAACAACAAAGGAAAGATATGAATTATATTCCTTTTAGATAAACCTTTGTTTCCAAAAACGGTAAAGACTTCTAAAACGAAAGCGTTTTGTTAATGAATAGTTGGGGGTATAAATGTCATTTAATGCTGTAAGGAGATATCATATATGAAGCTCTCTCGAGTTTGGTTTTGtggcatctctctctctctctctcaatggCTACCATTAGTAGCTTACACATACGTGCATCTGACCATCACTCTCGTCTTCCTCGAATCTCTGAGACAGATCAGCCTCGACTCACAAATCAAATCGTTACTCTTCCGTCTCCTATTTCCAGAAGAGACGCGAATCTTGTACTCCTCGGCTCGCTTCCGTTGACGAGCTTCTTCGTTCTCCCGCCGAGTTCATCGGAGGCGAGAGAGAGACGGAGCAGAAAAGCCATCCCTATCGAGGAGTATTCGACTAGCCGTTAAGTCCCTCGCCCTCTTCTTACCACTATCGGTTCGTAACAGTTCAGAGACTTGAAAAAACAGAGTCCAAACCAATTCTCTGAGAAATCAATTAGGTTTCTTTATGTGATGACTCTGTTGGTGAATTGGGTATTTAGATTTTGTCAAATTATTGATAAAAGGAACTTGCTTTACTTGTGAGAGCAGTTTATGGAGCATATACTGAAGTTATTGTTGCTCTGTTTTCTTGCAGCTGAAGGGTTGAAGTACTATGACATTGAGGAAGGTAAAGGTCCAGTAGCCACAATAGGATCTACTGCTCAGGTCTCTCTAATGATCCACTTTCAGAACAACCCTCTTTGAAATCAAAGTTCTCGCCTTTACATTGTAATGATCCTCCCTTTAGGTGCATTTTGATTGCCGGTACAGAAGCATCACTGCAATCTCCACCAGAGAGTCAAAGCTTTTGGCTGGAAACCGTAGTATTGCTCAGGTTTACTACCTAAACCATATACCACATCTGTTTAAACTTTACATGATTTTCTTCTCCTTGCTGTGGTGGCTTACTTTCTTCTTCAACAGCCTTATGAGTTCAAGGTCGGATCTACGCCAGGGAAGGAAAGGAAACGAGAGTTTGTGGATAATCCAAACGGGTTGTTCTCGGCACAGGCTGCACCAAAGCCTCCTCCAGCAATGTATTACATTACTGAAGGAATGAAAGTCGGTGGCAAGGTTAGATAAACAGCACACAAGGCTCTTTTGCTTTTCTACTTATGAGAACACTTGCCTTGCAATGTGTCTAAGTAGTAGTGTTTGACCTTGCAGAGAACTGTGATAGTTCCTCCTGAAGCTGGTTATGGTCAGAAAGGAATGAACGAGATACCGGTGAGAACCTACAAATTGTATATGAGGAAAGCTCCTTTTAATGCtttacaaaatttggtttaCTGTTTGGGGTTTAAGAGAAAAAGACAAACATGTGTGTTTGTTGTTGCAGCCTGGAGCTACATTTGAGTTAAACATAGAGTTGCTTCAGGTGACTCCCCCAGTAGAGAAAGAGAAGTGAACAAGATTGTTCAGTTAAGAGAAGCTTGAAGCTTTCACAACCATATGGTCCCATCATTTGTCTAAAGATAATTAGAGAAGAGAAAACTAGAGAGGAAAAAGAATGTAAATTTTCGACTCCGGTACACTAAAAGAACCGGTATTATTTGTTGGAACAGATTATGTTAAAAGTAGCTTTCTCTTACGTGGCAGTTTCTTATTGGCTCAAAAGTGTTAATAGACTCCAAATGTGATATGGTTAGTGTGGTCACCAACCAAACCAAAAATACCGAAATGGTATCAAACCGAATGTTGTGAACCGTAACTTTGTAAACCGAATCGAACCTAATGATAAACCGATAATCCCACCAGCGAGTAGTTGGTGGCTCCGCAAAAGTGCTTTTGGTTCCCGAGAAAATCTagtgaaagagaaagagaaagagaaagagaagatggagaCTTCTCTGAGGTATTCAGCAAACTCCAGGTCACTGAGAATCCATGCCAAAGAGAAGCTCTCGGTTCACTCCAAAACTCATTTGCAGGTAGCTCTCCAGCTTCCTCTGTCTCCTTCGAATTAGTGCTGTTATGTTTGCGTTTCAGCACTGTTCGTTCTTCTCAAAGCTTTGTAATTTCTTGTTTGAGTGGCCTCTTAGTTTCTTTCCTGGTCAAAAGCCTCTTGCTTGATATTTAAAGGTTGGAACTTTGAGGATTTATGGTCTGCGTCTATGAAATCGCAATCAAGGGTTAGGTTCTAATCAGATAAGAAGCTTCCTTACATGTGGAGATGAGATTCGGACAAGTAAATATATAGACTTTTAGAACCTTCACTAGATGTGCTTCAAAGTctctagcttttttttttatgctggAAGGGGAATAGATGATCCCTTGGTCTTTAGCCTGACTCATTTTTAGTTAAGTTTTGTATTACTGACTGTTTTCATGGTTAATATCAACAAGAAAGTTCAAACCTTTTAGGCAATGACTTGCTTGGTTTGGCTAAGATTGTTTCTCTTCTTACTTCCTTtcctttgttgtttttttgatAGCTTCATGGAGAGCTAGATACACGGGCTGGATCGCCAAGTTACTTCTGTGCGATGATAAGACACTTTTTCCATGAGGTTTTCTGCCATCTCAAAATTTGTGTTTCTTCTCTTGATCCTCTTTGAACCTTTCTTACAACCATTTTTCCAATGCTATATGATAGGCTTCAACAAACATTGGAGTAGGCTTGCATTACGATAAAAGCCAAAAGCTTCGGGGTTTTGTACGTGGCAAAAAGAAGTTCCCTCTGAGAACCGATGCGCTTCTAACCTTTAATATCAAAGGAAGATGTGATTTTGACCAGGACTTT
This genomic window contains:
- the LOC103872865 gene encoding epidermal growth factor receptor substrate 15-like 1 isoform X2; this encodes MRIWSLSDRSRSGFLGRQDFYNSLRLVTVAQSKRDLTPEIVNAALNTPAAAKIPPPKINLAAIPAPAPAPQPNPAATTARPVGSTGHQNVGFRGPGAPNANLNQNYFPPQQNQQVRPNQGVSGMTSLRPTAAGPEHRPSALPGQFQPVPAGSVSRPPQAVPTGAPGPGSSPFNLNNLYAGNTSGYSSGFGGGSLAAPSPGVRPESQVDARALVVSGNGGDMFSSFQQKQEPTLSNSSISSAIVPASAGTQPPVKPNALDSLQNTFSMLPSGNQPQQPRPAASSQQPRPASSLQPPAVSSQGPSSGLPHASSVGSGHSVPAGNNQPPWPKMKPSDVQKYTKVFMGVDTDRDGKITGEQARNLFLSWRLPREVLKHVWELSDQDNDTMLSLREFCISLYLMERYREGRPLPTSLPSSIMYDETLLSISGAPSHGYANAGWGAGQGFVQQPVMGARPNNPQTGMRPPVPHPGSGIAPNQQRNQAPALDDPFASHLGNGHSASSNLQETATDGEKVEEKKNAYMDSREKLEYYRTKMQDIVLYKSRCDNRLNEISERASADKREAETLAKKYEEKYKQVAVLGSKLTIEEARFREIEGRKMELSQAIVNMEQGGSADGLLQVRADRIQSDLEELMKALTERCKKHGLEVKSKALVDLPAGWQPGIQEGAALWDEEWDKFEDEGFGNEITFDKSKEQNSSGEKENGTVDDGTGPPDSPTHLDENYGPFSETSERHHESEDDSGRSPRDSPVSRTGTEIPSPDSHGKNSEFFDDSNWASAFDTNDDVDSVWGFDASKSQDGDYFGSGGDFGGNSARVDSPTSRSFGGQRKSTYAFDDSVPSTPLSRFGNSPPRFSDASARDSNFDSFSRFDSFNASEAGAGFSSSQPERLSRFDSINSSKDFGGAAFSRFDSINSSRDFGGPSLSRFDSMNSTKDHGYSFDDADPFGSTGPFKVSSDDQSPKKKSDNWNSF
- the LOC103872865 gene encoding epidermal growth factor receptor substrate 15-like 1 isoform X1, which produces MAGQNPNMDQFEAYFKRADLDGDGRISGAEAVGFFQGSGLPKQVLAQIWSLSDRSRSGFLGRQDFYNSLRLVTVAQSKRDLTPEIVNAALNTPAAAKIPPPKINLAAIPAPAPAPQPNPAATTARPVGSTGHQNVGFRGPGAPNANLNQNYFPPQQNQQVRPNQGVSGMTSLRPTAAGPEHRPSALPGQFQPVPAGSVSRPPQAVPTGAPGPGSSPFNLNNLYAGNTSGYSSGFGGGSLAAPSPGVRPESQVDARALVVSGNGGDMFSSFQQKQEPTLSNSSISSAIVPASAGTQPPVKPNALDSLQNTFSMLPSGNQPQQPRPAASSQQPRPASSLQPPAVSSQGPSSGLPHASSVGSGHSVPAGNNQPPWPKMKPSDVQKYTKVFMGVDTDRDGKITGEQARNLFLSWRLPREVLKHVWELSDQDNDTMLSLREFCISLYLMERYREGRPLPTSLPSSIMYDETLLSISGAPSHGYANAGWGAGQGFVQQPVMGARPNNPQTGMRPPVPHPGSGIAPNQQRNQAPALDDPFASHLGNGHSASSNLQETATDGEKVEEKKNAYMDSREKLEYYRTKMQDIVLYKSRCDNRLNEISERASADKREAETLAKKYEEKYKQVAVLGSKLTIEEARFREIEGRKMELSQAIVNMEQGGSADGLLQVRADRIQSDLEELMKALTERCKKHGLEVKSKALVDLPAGWQPGIQEGAALWDEEWDKFEDEGFGNEITFDKSKEQNSSGEKENGTVDDGTGPPDSPTHLDENYGPFSETSERHHESEDDSGRSPRDSPVSRTGTEIPSPDSHGKNSEFFDDSNWASAFDTNDDVDSVWGFDASKSQDGDYFGSGGDFGGNSARVDSPTSRSFGGQRKSTYAFDDSVPSTPLSRFGNSPPRFSDASARDSNFDSFSRFDSFNASEAGAGFSSSQPERLSRFDSINSSKDFGGAAFSRFDSINSSRDFGGPSLSRFDSMNSTKDHGYSFDDADPFGSTGPFKVSSDDQSPKKKSDNWNSF
- the LOC103872866 gene encoding peptidyl-prolyl cis-trans isomerase FKBP18, chloroplastic isoform X2 gives rise to the protein MATISSLHIRASDHHSRLPRISETDQPRLTNQIVTLPSPISRRDANLVLLGSLPLTSFFVLPPSSSEARERRSRKAIPIEEYSTSPEGLKYYDIEEGKGPVATIGSTAQVHFDCRYRSITAISTRESKLLAGNRSIAQPYEFKVGSTPGKERKREFVDNPNGLFSAQAAPKPPPAMYYITEGMKVGGKRTVIVPPEAGYGQKGMNEIPVRTYKLYMSLELHLS
- the LOC103872866 gene encoding peptidyl-prolyl cis-trans isomerase FKBP18, chloroplastic isoform X1; the protein is MATISSLHIRASDHHSRLPRISETDQPRLTNQIVTLPSPISRRDANLVLLGSLPLTSFFVLPPSSSEARERRSRKAIPIEEYSTSPEGLKYYDIEEGKGPVATIGSTAQVHFDCRYRSITAISTRESKLLAGNRSIAQPYEFKVGSTPGKERKREFVDNPNGLFSAQAAPKPPPAMYYITEGMKVGGKRTVIVPPEAGYGQKGMNEIPPGATFELNIELLQVTPPVEKEK
- the LOC103872867 gene encoding outer envelope pore protein 21A, chloroplastic isoform X2; this encodes METSLRYSANSRSLRIHAKEKLSVHSKTHLQLHGELDTRAGSPSYFCAMIRHFFHEASTNIGVGLHYDKSQKLRGFVRGKKKFPLRTDALLTFNIKGRCDFDQDFNHRNPKGAAEFDLNIWKFEKDQDLRLRVGYEMFDKIRENNWTLNTNLKGKWNVRFDL
- the LOC103872867 gene encoding outer envelope pore protein 21A, chloroplastic isoform X1 yields the protein METSLRYSANSRSLRIHAKEKLSVHSKTHLQLHGELDTRAGSPSYFCAMIRHFFHEASTNIGVGLHYDKSQKLRGFVRGKKKFPLRTDALLTFNIKGRCDFDQDFNHRNPKGAAEFDLNIWKFEKDQDLRLRVGYEMFDKVPYMQIRENNWTLNTNLKGKWNVRFDL